A single genomic interval of Penaeus monodon isolate SGIC_2016 chromosome 30, NSTDA_Pmon_1, whole genome shotgun sequence harbors:
- the LOC119592539 gene encoding uncharacterized protein LOC119592539 — protein MRANAIYIRRLHRRSQFACSDISCVEPVASQITSVNGKHRENPHHSGDPQELAPECEWEVAPSTRSVLKRVLSFFQLKNSISPSQEHPKPSSPARPPKQPLNPRNRRKLYCPGESASDKENIPPLPKAPTAVSLLRSFRQQDLEESKQEQGLRPPLGVRPLSELKQFAHPGTQGRSRQFSKLSIKRPDHHLSHESGSTSENHTPRKILRRSRRDNSTGDVYVTHKHFSKFSELIGDPLIQKFLNADVCRRYADKYLIAMVFTYFLRSRLQFHEYTKDNFFAGLYLAHDMEEDEEELKYEVFPWILGRRWRKTYPTLLQRRDEIYWAIDCRAVVSKKCCDQVMDLEPDHWVWKRERPEYHGGAVRDYLRHEDDNGHPRGPDKSPLQCQECLERQCQESENSYLLYMSDSDFSSDTKASGEGDAIAQNEKDSGFETFLCEAMDIESTIKNNIPMESNAAPEKQHANLLITSPGKLKETNNNFICTNGDWKTCPSDDTSAYDLSVDSGEEMECQGNDSTEAVNNEKFSLSQADTVSFHSEVQSKLSQEF, from the exons ATGCGAGCCAACGCAATATATATCCGCCGACTCCATCGCCGTTCTCAGTTCGCATGTTCAGACATTAGCTGCGTGGAGCCGGTGGCTTCTCAGATCACATCAGTCAACGGTAAACACAGGGAAAACCCGCATCATTCTGGGGACCCGCAGGAGCTAGCCCCAGAGTGTGAGTGGGAAGTAGCCCCGTCTACGAGGTCGGTCTTGAAAAGGGTTCTCAGCTTCTTTCAGTTGAAGAACAGCATTTCCCCTTCGCAAGAACACCCCAAGCCCTCCTCGCCAGCACGGCCTCCTAAGCAACCACTTAATCCGAGAAACCGCAGGAAGCTCTACTGTCCGGGGGAATCGGCGAGCGATAAAGAAAATATCCCCCCCTTGCCCAAGGCACCGACGGCCGTGTCTCTGCTTCGAAGCTTTCGCCAGCAAGACCTGGAGGAAAGCAAGCAAGAACAGGGTCTTCGTCCGCCCCTCGGGGTGAGACCGCTGTCGGAACTCAAGCAGTTCGCTCATCCCGGGACTCAGGGACGCTCAAGACAGTTCTCAAAACTATC GATTAAAAGACCTGACCATCACCTATCCCACGAGAGCGGCAGCACGAGTGAGAACCACACTCCCAGGAAAATTCTCCGACGCAGCCGGCGAGACAATTCTACGGGAGACGTGTACGTCACACACAAGCACTTCAGCAAATTCAGTGAACTcattg gagaCCCACTGATCCAGAAGTTCTTGAATGCTGATGTGTGCCGCAGATATGCAGACAAATACCTTATAGCTATGGTTTTTACCTACTTTCTGCGATCAAGACTTCAGTTTCATGAATACACCAAGGACAATTTCTTTGCAGGACT ATATCTCGCCCATGAtatggaagaagatgaagaagagctGAAGTATGAGGTGTTTCCATGGATACTTGGTCGCAGATGGCGCAAGACATATCCAACTCTCTTACAAAGGCGTGATGAGATTTACTGGGCTATTGACTGCCGCGCTGTTGTGTCTAAAAAATGCTGTGATCAG GTTATGGATTTGGAACCAGATCACTGGGTATGGAAACGTGAACGCCCTGAATATCATGGGGGAGCTGTGAGAGACTATCTTCGgcatgaagatgataatg GACATCCTCGTGGGCCAGATAAGTCCCCTCTTCAGTGTCAGGAGTGTCTTGAGCGCCAGTGTCAGGAGTCTGAGAATTCTTATCTACTCTACATGTCAGATTCTGACTTCAGCAGTGATACTAAGGCCTCTG GTGAAGGTGATGCAATTGCACAAAATGAAAAGGATTCTGGATTTGAAACTTTTTTATGTGAAGCAATGGACATAGAAAGCACTATCAAAAACAATATCCCTATGGAAAGTAATGCTGCCCCTGAAAAACAGCATGCAAATTTGTTGATTACCAGTCCTGGTAAACTGAAAGAGACCAATAACAATTTTATTTGCACAAATGGAGACTGGAAGACCTGTCCTTCAGATGACACCTCTGCATATGACCTTTCAGTTGACTCTGGGGAAGAAATGGAATGTCAGGGGAATGACAGCACTGAGGcagttaataatgaaaaattttctttGTCTCAGGCTGACACTGTTAGTTTTCACTCAGAAGTCCAATCTAAACTTTCTCAGGAATTTTGA